In Spirosoma sp. KUDC1026, the sequence CAGAGATTCCGAAAAGCCGTAGTAAAAAAGCTGCGTAGCATAAGCAAAAGGACCTATGGAAAACAATACTTGGTAGACAGGTTTCTATTCAGAACGGAGTGATTTTACCGGATTGACTAGTGCGGCCCGGATACTTTGGAAACTGACAATCAACAGCGCGATGCCCAGTTCCAGCAGCCCCGCCAGCGCTATAGTCCACCAGCTGATACCGACATGGTAGGCGAATCCTTGTAGCCAGGTGGTCATGGCGTACCAAACCAGGGGAAGAGCAATCACCGTAGCGAGCGCGACTAACGTCAAAAAATCTCGCGAGAGTAGAGTAACAATGCTGGGTATGCTGGCCCCCAATACTTTTCGTACGCCAATTTCTTTGGTACGCTGGGCAACTGTATAAGCCGACAGGCCAAATAGCCCCAGACAAGCCAGAAAAATAGAGAGAAAGGCAAAGACACTGAAAACCTGACCGGTCCGCGTTTCCGTGCTGTACAACTTGTTAAAATCGTCGTTTAGAAAACTGTACTCAAACGGTCGGTCTGGTATGAGTGTATGCCACCGATTTTCGAGAAACTGGAGCGTAGCAGGTACGTTGGTGCCCGTCAGCTTGACCAGCACTACGTTGCCCCACGTATCCGGGAAAATAATGAGCGGACCAATCGCGCGTTTGAGCGACGCGAAGTGAAAGTCTTCTACTACGGCACCTACTTCGCCAACGCGATTCCCGCCCATATCCATTTTTTGCCCAATCGCCTGCGCCGGTTTCCAGCCCAGTTCTTTGGCCGCGGATTCGTTTAGGATGAAATGGTAGTAAGCCGTGTTGCCTGGTTTTTGAACCACCCGCTCCATGTCGGCGGTGGTCAGGTTGCGCCCGGCCAGTATACGGACCCCCATCGTCTGGATGAAATCCTCGTCGGCGGGCAGAGCCGTTACGGGCTTGGTTTTGTCGTCGGGCGTACCCTGCCGGTGCATACTGTACCCACCTTGAATAAATACGGGCGACTCGTAGGCCCGGGATACGCTTGCAACGCCTGCCGACCGTCGAAATTCTGACTTCAGGGCGTCAATCTTATTATTGACCTGCTGATTAGCCGGCAGTACTAGCACTTGCTCTTTGGTATACCCTAACTTTTTGTTCTGAATAAACGTCAACTGGCTGCGAATCAATAGCGTACTACTGATGAGGAACGCCGTAATACTAAATTGAATAACAACTAGCGTCCGCCGAAAACGGCCTGCACGTGTTGTCTGCAAGTGACCTGATAAGGCACGAATGGGTTGAAACCGGGCAATGACCAGCGCCGGATACCCGCCCGCTATCAAACTGACAGCCAGACCGGTGCCCAGTAAGAGCAGCAAATAGGTAGGGTGTAGCCACACGCTGAACGAAAACGACCGGTCCGCTAATTCGTTGAAAAGCGGCAGCATGAAATACGCCAGTAGTAGGCCCAAGGTCATTGCCATAAAGGTCACCAGTATCAATTCGCCCATGAACTGCCCGAATAGTTGCCTGCGCAGGGCCCCCATTACCTTACGGACACCCACTTCCTGTGCCCGTTCCACGGCCCGCGCCGTGGCTAGATTTACGTAATTGACACAGGCAATCAGCAGGATAAGCAGCGCAATCGAACTGAAAACAACAATGTAAAGCAGGTCGCCGTTTGGTTCGAAATTGCCTTCTACATCGGAATGTAGGTGTACGCGCCGGATGGGTTCCAGATGATAGGTCAGGTAATTGCCGCCTTTCATTTCGTCGGGGCCAAACTGGGTTTTCATGAATCCCGGAATCTTGGCCTGCAGGGATGGCAAGGCGTCGGGCGACCGGAGCAGCAGGTACGTGGCGTAATTGGCCGACCACCACTCTTCCTTACCCGCTTCAGGCAGCGTAGTAAACGACGCCAGCATGTCGTACTTAAGCTGCGAGTTCTGCGGGCTGTCCGCCACCACGCCCGTTACCAGATAATCATGGTCTTCCCCGCCAGCGCTGATGCGCATTGTTTTACCCAGCGGGTTTGCATGGCCGAAGTATTTTTGCGCTGTATTTTTCGAGAGCACTACTTTGTTGGGACCTGACAGCGCAGTTTGTGGGTCGCCTTTTAGCAGCGGAAAGGAAAACAGCGAGAAGAAGGCTGAATCAGCAAAAAGGAATCGTTTCTCCCGAACGTGTCGGCCATTCCGATGAACCAGGGCCCGGTAATTGATGAGTCGAACCGCTGCCTCTACTTCCGGGAACTGTCGACCGAACTCCGGCGCTACTTTGGTACCCGTCACCGCTACGTTACTAACCTGGCCGTCCATGCTGTACTCCATCGTGACGCGCATCAGCCGGTCGGCTTTTTGATGAAAGTCATCGTAGCTTAGTTCATGGGTAATGTACATGAATAGCAGCAGGCACGAAGCAATTCCTGCGCTAAGCCCAAGGATGTTGATGGCAGAAAAGACTTTGTTGCGCCACAGATTCCGCCAGGCGATTTTGAGATAGTTCGAGAGCATAGTTGTGAGGGGAAAGGCGTGGGGTTCAGGACAGGGCCATACCTATTCCCCCTGCCCTGAACCCCACGCGGGTTATTCCGAACGTAGCGATTTAACCGGATTCATCAGCGCAGCTTTAATACTGCGGAAGGAGATGGTAACGAAGGCGATCAGCACGGCCAGTAGCCCCGACAGAATGAACACCCACCACGGCATATCGATGCGGTAGGCGAAGTCGCTTAGCCACTGATTCATGGCATACCAGGCGAGGGGCGACGCCACAACGATGGCGATCAGGACCAGCTTCAGGAAATCACTCGCTAGCAACGTAACAATACTGGTTACCGATGCGCCCAGTACCTTACGCACACCGATCTCTTTGGTCCGCTGCTCGATGCTGATCAGCGCGACGGCGAACAGACCCATGCACGACAGCAGAATGGCAATACCGGCCGCCGACGAAAAAATTGTCGCCAGTCGCTGCTCTTTTTTGTACCAGCGCTCAACGTTTTCGTCGACGAATGAACCAACGAAATTCTTACGAGGGTCTACATCGTTCCAGGCGGCTTTTACCGTTTCCATTGCGGCTGTCAGATTCTGCGGATTCACCCGAACGAGTACGTAATCGACGCGGTGCGATGGGAGCATCTGCAGGGCAATGGGCTCGGCTTTCTGGCGCAGCGAATACAGGTTGAAATCGGCGAAGACGCCCACGATCTGGTATTTCGCCCCCGAATCCGGTTCAATGTATTTGCCTACTGGATTGGCGTCGCCGAGACGTTTGGCCAGGCTTTCCGATAC encodes:
- a CDS encoding ABC transporter permease, with protein sequence MLSNYLKIAWRNLWRNKVFSAINILGLSAGIASCLLLFMYITHELSYDDFHQKADRLMRVTMEYSMDGQVSNVAVTGTKVAPEFGRQFPEVEAAVRLINYRALVHRNGRHVREKRFLFADSAFFSLFSFPLLKGDPQTALSGPNKVVLSKNTAQKYFGHANPLGKTMRISAGGEDHDYLVTGVVADSPQNSQLKYDMLASFTTLPEAGKEEWWSANYATYLLLRSPDALPSLQAKIPGFMKTQFGPDEMKGGNYLTYHLEPIRRVHLHSDVEGNFEPNGDLLYIVVFSSIALLILLIACVNYVNLATARAVERAQEVGVRKVMGALRRQLFGQFMGELILVTFMAMTLGLLLAYFMLPLFNELADRSFSFSVWLHPTYLLLLLGTGLAVSLIAGGYPALVIARFQPIRALSGHLQTTRAGRFRRTLVVIQFSITAFLISSTLLIRSQLTFIQNKKLGYTKEQVLVLPANQQVNNKIDALKSEFRRSAGVASVSRAYESPVFIQGGYSMHRQGTPDDKTKPVTALPADEDFIQTMGVRILAGRNLTTADMERVVQKPGNTAYYHFILNESAAKELGWKPAQAIGQKMDMGGNRVGEVGAVVEDFHFASLKRAIGPLIIFPDTWGNVVLVKLTGTNVPATLQFLENRWHTLIPDRPFEYSFLNDDFNKLYSTETRTGQVFSVFAFLSIFLACLGLFGLSAYTVAQRTKEIGVRKVLGASIPSIVTLLSRDFLTLVALATVIALPLVWYAMTTWLQGFAYHVGISWWTIALAGLLELGIALLIVSFQSIRAALVNPVKSLRSE